The nucleotide sequence AAGGGTGCTCTCCTATGAGGCACGGAAGGAATTAAAAAGAAGGCCGTGTCCACAATATTGACAATAATGCACTCGCTCTGTGATGCATAAACAAGTGGGAAGGTGGTTCCTAGGTCACCTTTCATTAAAACAAAATAAAgaacgagtaacgtaactctgaaTAAGATGCACTAATTGGTAGGCTCGTGGGGAAATGAATCAATATATTATACCAAACACAAACGCATAGGCCTGGTTTGgtatgcacccccccccctcctcaaatTACCAAAAACTTACAAACAAGCAAATTTTCTCCCTTGATCGAATTCTTGGCGAATCAGATACTATTGATATCGTTCCTCTTATGAGTTACTGTTCTTGTAttgacatccttggtgatatttagcgccctctgattattccgcacattcgatggtgctacatagccttcctggtttagtgccttcttttgataattacttccttacttgccaacattcctgcatgaggagtttgcccttAATTAAGATGAGGCTGATCAACcgcaaagggtcaaatggtttgcTGACAAAGGATAATAATTTCTTCATGGTTAAATCAGTTATCAGTCTCCACTGATTTAATGTTTATCTCATCAGAGGTGGTGTCCCATTCTAAACTAAGGACTTGCAGAGTGTGAGGTACTTTGTAACCCGGAAATTCAGCTTCTATTAACTGATGTAGTTGCTTATTGTTGGAGGCCATGACTGGATATTGGTCCCTAACAATTCTCGATTAGCCTCATGATATacttaaattaattttttttcatcactggtagttccctggaaattgtcataTAGATTATTGCTAATCTCGGTCTTGTGAAGACTATTAGATTTCTTCAAATGCATATCCAATGTTGCTTGAAGTAAAAATGGAGAAAATGTAGCTCCAAATAAAACTGAAGTAAACCTATAGGTAACGGTTTCACTATGTGGATTATTAGGATCCTTTATCCAGAGGAACTTTGTGATATTTCGGTCTTTCTCTTGAAGACCTTCTCTAAGGAAAGCCTTGCTTATATTGGCAGTGTTGACATAGGCTCCTAGACGAaaccgtaacagcacatcattgaGTCTTTGTATCAGACTCGGTCCAGTTTTCAGGCATTCGTTCAGTGAGACACTATTTGCTTTTTGccttggcactacagttgaatgTGATCCTAATGTGTCTAGTAATTGAATCTTTCAACACGGCATTGTGAGGTAAGTAATGTCCCTCCTAAGAGTTATCATTCTCGACGATTTCAGTGAAATTGTTGTCAAATTGCTGTTGTATTAAGTCGTGATACAGTAGTATTTTACCAGGTTGCTAATTCAATCGAGCCACCTGAGATTTCCATGAAATGGTTTACAGGTAGTTGCTGATGATTTAATTTCCAATGTCAATCTAACCCAGTACTGATACTCTTTATAGATGACTGAATCTAGATATTGTTGATGAGTCCAGGTATCATCTGGACTGGGTTATTCAGGGACGATACCTAAGGTGTCTAGATCCCATAATTTATATACAAGAGGATCGGAGGTATCCTCAGTCATGTCTCTGAACTGGagtggtgactgttccaagcctagtcacacaACCATTATTTAATTAACTTGTTGACTGTTTACTGAATCGGATATATTTGGATGTAACACTGGTCCAGTGAGCAATTTGTCCCTGGCTGTTAGTAAAAGGTTCATTCCCTGTTGCTTGGTGCATCCAGTAATAAAATTATAGTAATAGTCTGCACCTAAGAGTACACCGATATCGGAGAGGTGATCAGACTTGAATTTATGATCAGCCAACTTAACTCCTTTACTTCTAACAAGCTTTGCTGTGTTCCTTAGACCATTGACATACAGGCCAGATGGGATTTTGTATACTACAATAGCCTGCACTGGGTGGGTATAGCCTCCTAGGCATACTAGAACTCTCACGACTTTATAATCTTGAGGTCCTGTGTTTGTTAAAAACCCTGAGATGTCAAATTGTTGTTAGTGAACAATTATCCATTGTTTATATAACCGGACCTAAGTGTCAGTAGTTTAAAACACATGAACGTAAATAGTATGTTCAATCTCACTTGACACAAGGGTTTAAGTTTCAATTTGTCAGCTACCTGCTGGGTAATAAATGTTTTCCGTGGCCCTTGTCAAAGAGACCATATGTAGTGATCTTAGACTTCTTATTTGTTAGCAGCAGCTGAGCTGTAGGTAACGTTGCATCATTATCTGATTTAGTAGCAAGTACATTGACCTCGTGATGTACCTTGTAGTACTGTACAGTGGTAGAAGTATTCTGTTCCATTTGGGGTTTTGGTGACCTCGGTCGCAATTCCCCACACAGTACTGAATGGTGCTGGCCCTTATGGCCTTCTTACACTCGTGTAATACAGTTATACAGGTATTAGGTTCATGTGGTCTCAAGCATCTGGTGCATCTGGGTATGATTGACACTGATAGATCAGATGTTCTTCTTGACAGAACAAATAGCTTCTTCATCCTGTAGTCGTAGATGTCACAGCTTTGGGTGATTCATTGACTTCAGGTTTGGAGGGACTTACTGAATACGTACATACATTACCGCTCTTCCATCTGGGAGTGGAGGTAGTTGATTTAGATTTATGTTTGTTGGACATAATTGGTGTATTCCTTAATTTCATTGATTAATCAGTGATTGACTGATTAGGTTCAGATTTTATTTTATCATGAGCCTACGGCCTGTTGACAgtaattctcagtccctcgaaaatCTGGTCAAGGGAAAGGACCTCTGTTTTGTAAtgggagcagatttctgctaagatatttcaAGGAAGTTTCCTTTGAAAGAGCAGTTTCAgtgaccattctgaagctggcACATTTACCATTGTACCGAATGCTTTCACAAGGGACTCTACTTCCAACTAAACTCTTGAAGGGAGTCGGGTCGACTGCTAGGTGGACTTATATCCACTAATTGATAGTAAAGATTAGCTACACTTATTTCCTTGTTGCAGTAATTAACTTCCAACAGGTGTATAGCTATATCATAATTATTGTCCTCAAGAGACAAATTAGCTATAACCTTCATTAGCTTCCCCTTTGAGGAGACTTTGAAGGTAAGAGAATTTAGTTCCTTTTGTTATGGATGCCTTGGAATGTATATGGGCATCAAAGGATGTCCAAAAAGTGTCCCAATTCCCTTCATCCAGTCCAGCCAAGGGGGGCAAATCTAAAGGAGTAAACGTGCCTCTGTATGAGCTGTACTGGGTTGAGGTactgttaggttaggtgttacttTATGTGTATTTATTAAATCAAGTAGAAGATTAAACTTTTCTTGGGTCTCATCCTCATACTGAGATGTTTCTGCTATGATATGgtctatttcatcaggatcagtgtcACTATTGTTCAACACTACGATCGCTGATCGGGGGTAACGGTAGTGTGACAGGTGAACGAATTAAATATCTTATTATCCGTGTAAATGTGTTCTTATTGACCCTCCTTTGATAATCTGCTAGTGAATCTGTCTGGGAACTTAGGTCTTTATCTAAGTACACCTGGAGATACTTGGAGATACTTGGAGATATTCGGAGATATTATTCTCCACGGAACACCGTGGAACTTCATACCTTTAATAACTGCGTTACGGTGCCCAAGAAGATGATAAGGAGAGTAGGGTATCACAAGGTCTGCTGGACAGGTACGATCAAGGAAGGTTAGACAGACTGACTGGTCGGACTGACTGCTTGCTGTCCAGGAGGTTCGTGGAGGTGGTTGTGGATATTGGATGGTAGGAACGGTCGCTAGTTTGTGGATAATGATGCAGCTGGTAGATACTGGTTGGTCATGCAAGAGATGGAGGTAGTTGGGAAGGTAGGAGAGGGTGCGGGTGTGTGACGGAGAGTGTGTACTTGGCTTGGATTACACTCCGCTCGGACGGAGAAGGGTGGTCTATGGGGAAAGATATATGGAAAAGTGATACGGAACAGATGCATCGgaaacaaggaggaggaggacgccgGGTAAACGTGGCACTTAATTTATGCACTTATATGCACCAAATATGCACTTAACCTAACGAAATTTGGCGCTAATTGATCTTTTGGAAAGTATTCATCTATGTAAACTAACACTTTACTACTACTGATTCAACAACTGATAGagtaaaacaaaaatatatactgGTATTTTTTTTGGTGTAAACAAGAAATTAACGATAAACGTATGACAATGAATGAAAGACGACGTCAGTGATAACAAAACAGAACTATAATTACTGGTGTGGGCACACGGTTTGTGTTGGAAGCTAGCAGTGAGCATCGTGGTAGCTGTAAAAGGTGCAGGTAGCGAAGATGGTGGTGCCGCCATGGTAGTGTTGAGAGGAATGGTGGTAGGGCACCGAGGGTGTTAGATGATGGTTGGCGTTGGTGGAGATGGGGCGACGGTGTTAGTAGAGAGATGTTGTAGATACTGTGAgtggaggtgttgttggtagATGAGGATGTGAAaaaagtagatggtggtagatggggggatatggtaggaaatgagggtggtagtggagggggtaGACGGAGAAAAATGGTAAGTGCTTGGATGGGTGAGCTGAGAGTGCGTTGAAAGGAAAGGAGGAAAGAAAGGCTGAAACGTGCTGGTAGAAGATATTGGTTAACAGGGGAGTACTAGTAGACAGCGATGGTGGTTGAAAGCACACACGCTAAAAACGTGCGAATAACTCTCCGCACTTATAACTCCCTTTACTACATTTAAGTCTATGcgatatgcaacccgttctcgcaaattcgtaaagtcaatattgacttattaactacgtgcataggtgatatactaaacataatagatacccttaaaaagattcatagaaaacaccgaccttaccaaaccttgttagtatcttaagataagcatcttattgcttcgaaattacaattattacttaacctatacctattataggttaggtaataattgtaattacgaagcaataagatgcttatcttaagatactaacaaggttaggtaaggtcggtgttttctatgaatctttttaagggtatctattatgttaagtatgtcacctatgcacatatttaataagtcaatattgacttattaaatttgcgagaacgggttggatatgcacacttcttgatgatgtttACAGCATTTGCACATTTCTTCTTGATGATGCCAACAGTATTTGcccacttcttcttcttcttcttgatgaaGTCTACAGCATTTGCATCCTTCTTCTTGATGACgtctacagcatttacacacttcttcttgatgatgtctacagcattgGCACACTCCTTCTTGATGAAGTCTACAGCATtggcacacttcttcttgatgatggctacagcatttgcacacttcttcttgatgatgtctacagcatttgcacccttcttcttgatgatgtctacatcatttatACACTtcgtcttgatgatgtctacagcatttacacacttctgcttgatgatgtctacatcttttacacacttcttcttgatgatggctaaagcatttacacacttcttcttgatgatgtctacatcatttgcacacttcttcttgatgatgtctacatcatatacacacttcttcttgatgatgtctacagcatttgcacACTTCTTCTTGTTGATGGATACATCATTTACACAGTccttcttcttcttgatgatggatacatcatttacacagttcttcttcttcttgatgatgtctacatcatttacacacttaTTCTTAATGATGTCAACAGCATTTGcacacttcttcttcttcttcttattgaAGAAGAAGCAATAACACTACAGCAATAGTGTTATTGCTGTAGTGTTATTGCAGTCTACAGCAAtaacacttcttcttgatgaagtCTACAGCATTttcacacttcttcttgatgatgtctacatcattttCACACTTCTTATTGATGATGTCTATAGCATTTGCacccttcttcttgatgatgtctacaacaTTTGcaaacttcttcttgatgatgtctacagcatttgcaaactttttcttgatgatgtctacagcatttgcacccttcttcttgatgatggttacatcatttacacacttctttTTGATGATGTCTACATTTTTAACACActacttcttgatgatgtctacagcatttgcacactttttcttgatgatgtctacagcatttgtACATTTCTTCTTGATGAAGTCCACAACATTtccacacttcttcttgatgtcaacagcatttacacacttcttcttgatgatgtctaaagcatttgcacccttcttcttgatgatggttacatcatttacacacttcttcttgatgatgtctacatcatttacacacttcttcttgatgatgtctacagcatttgcacactttttcttgatgatgtctacagcatttgtACATTTCATCTTGATGAAGTCTACAACGTTtccacacttcttcttgatgatgtcaacAGCATTTACtctcttcttcttgatgatggctacagcatttgcacacttcttcttgatgatgtctacaacatttgcacccttcttcttgatgat is from Procambarus clarkii isolate CNS0578487 chromosome 54, FALCON_Pclarkii_2.0, whole genome shotgun sequence and encodes:
- the LOC138352582 gene encoding GRIP and coiled-coil domain-containing protein-like, encoding MKKKGAKAVAIIKKKCVNDVDIIKKKNSCVNEVVIIKKKKNCKKNCVNDVEIIKKKCVNDVPIIEKKCANAVDIIKKKCVNDVDIIKKKCVNAVDNIKKKCAIDVYIIKKKGVNAVALIKKKCVNDVHIIKEELCKCYIIKKKCVNDVDIIKKKCANAVAIIKMKYVKAVDIIKMKCMNDLDIIKKKGANVVDIIKKKCANAVAIIKKKRVNAVDIIKKKCGNVVDFIKMKCTNAVDIIKKKCANAVDIIKKKCCVKNVDIIKKKCVNDVTIIKKKGANAVDIIKKKFANAVDIIKKKFANVVDIIKKKGANAIDIINKKCENDVDIIKKKCENAKKKKKCANAVDIIKNKCVNDVDIIKKKKNCVNDVSIIKKKKDCVNDVSINKKKCANAVDIIKKKCVYDVDIIKKKYIIKTKCINDVDIIKKKGANAVDIIKKKCANAVAIIKKKCANAVDFIKKECANAVDIIKKKCVNAVDVIKKKDANAVDFIKKKKKKWANTVGIIKKKCANAVNIIKKCAYPTRSRKFNKSILTY